One segment of Saprospiraceae bacterium DNA contains the following:
- a CDS encoding OmpA family protein, with the protein MNVTIKFSLLLFAGLLMTSCVSKKKFTSLQSELDAANKDLAKCGQSLSDYLNRLSACDQDRERLRTELRNAQGTVQLREEQMKDLREQLADLRAQRDKQITQVEGLTTLSQSATANIRETLAQLEQKDKYIHMLQMAKTRADSINLALAVNLKSVLSEGLDDKDIEVKVDKTVVFVNLSDKMLFQSGSANLTPRAQEVLGKIAQIVESRPEVEVMVEGYTDNVPIKNACMDDNWDLSVKRATSVVRVLQNNFKINPNRLIAAGRGEYNALASNATAEGRATNRRTRIIILPKLDQFYDLLNPNNVPK; encoded by the coding sequence ATGAACGTGACAATCAAGTTCTCCCTTCTTCTTTTCGCTGGCTTGTTGATGACCTCTTGCGTGAGCAAGAAAAAATTCACCAGCTTGCAATCCGAACTGGATGCTGCTAATAAAGACCTTGCCAAATGCGGACAAAGCCTTAGCGACTACCTGAACCGCCTATCTGCTTGCGACCAAGACAGGGAAAGGCTTCGGACAGAACTGCGCAACGCCCAAGGCACCGTGCAGCTGCGCGAGGAGCAGATGAAAGACCTGAGGGAGCAACTCGCGGACTTGAGAGCGCAACGCGACAAACAAATCACCCAAGTAGAAGGATTGACTACCCTTTCTCAATCGGCTACTGCCAACATCAGAGAGACACTGGCACAATTGGAACAAAAAGACAAGTACATCCACATGCTCCAAATGGCCAAAACACGCGCCGACTCAATCAACCTCGCCCTGGCCGTCAATCTGAAAAGTGTGTTGAGCGAAGGTCTCGACGACAAAGACATCGAGGTAAAAGTGGATAAAACCGTTGTTTTTGTCAACCTCTCTGACAAAATGCTCTTCCAAAGCGGCAGCGCCAACCTGACACCCAGAGCACAAGAAGTATTGGGCAAAATCGCCCAAATCGTCGAGTCTAGACCCGAAGTGGAAGTCATGGTGGAAGGATATACCGACAACGTGCCCATCAAAAATGCGTGCATGGACGACAACTGGGACTTGAGCGTGAAAAGAGCCACCTCGGTCGTGCGTGTGCTGCAAAACAATTTCAAAATAAACCCCAACAGGTTGATTGCAGCGGGCAGAGGCGAATACAACGCCCTCGCCAGCAATGCCACCGCCGAGGGCCGGGCCACCAATCGCCGCACTCGCATCATCATTCTGCCAAAGCTCGACCAGTTCTATGACTTGTTGAACCCGAACAACGTTCCGAAATAA
- a CDS encoding carboxymuconolactone decarboxylase family protein, with translation MPPLVAPLPPDHDAEVAELAAFFNETLGFCPNSVLTMQRRPAIAKAFIHLNKAVMENHARVSSALKRLVGFVASQTAGCQYCQAHTVRAAERYGAEGDKLMHICRYQTHPAFSEAERAALDFAAAAATVPNAVDDTVVENLRRHWDDGEIVEILGVVALFGYLNRWNDSMGTPLEWPAHESGEKFLAKEGWTGGKHTGYD, from the coding sequence ATGCCCCCACTCGTTGCTCCCTTGCCACCTGACCACGATGCCGAAGTGGCGGAATTGGCCGCGTTTTTTAATGAAACACTGGGCTTTTGCCCCAACAGCGTGCTGACCATGCAGCGGCGCCCAGCTATCGCCAAGGCATTTATCCATCTGAACAAAGCAGTGATGGAAAATCACGCTCGCGTCAGCAGCGCGCTCAAGCGACTTGTCGGCTTTGTGGCCAGCCAGACGGCGGGATGCCAATACTGTCAGGCACACACCGTCCGGGCAGCCGAACGATATGGCGCGGAGGGGGACAAATTGATGCACATTTGTCGCTATCAAACGCACCCAGCTTTTTCAGAAGCGGAACGTGCCGCGCTGGATTTTGCCGCAGCCGCCGCAACCGTACCCAACGCTGTGGACGATACCGTTGTCGAAAACTTGCGCCGCCATTGGGACGACGGCGAAATAGTGGAAATACTTGGTGTCGTCGCCCTGTTCGGCTACCTGAACCGCTGGAACGACAGCATGGGCACACCGTTGGAGTGGCCAGCGCACGAGAGCGGGGAAAAGTTCCTGGCAAAAGAAGGCTGGACAGGCGGAAAACACACAGGTTATGATTGA
- a CDS encoding orotate phosphoribosyltransferase yields the protein MQAEVARNLLEIKAVKLNPRDPFTWASGLLSPIYCDNRVALSHPGVRTYLKKCLAEKSSSFGDFDVVAGVATAGIPHGALLADVLNKPFIYVRGSAKEHGRRNQIEGELHPGQSVLVIEDLISTGGSSLLAVDALREAGAEVVGVLAIFQYGFEKAHTAFAEKQLKFQTLTNYDALVKEAAQMGYVSPKDLDILKQWRENPDGWGALYA from the coding sequence ATGCAAGCTGAAGTCGCCCGTAATTTACTCGAAATCAAAGCGGTGAAACTCAACCCGCGCGACCCGTTCACATGGGCATCGGGGCTGCTTTCGCCTATTTATTGCGACAATCGGGTGGCGCTTTCGCACCCCGGCGTTCGCACCTACCTCAAAAAGTGCTTAGCCGAAAAATCATCTTCCTTCGGCGACTTCGACGTGGTGGCAGGCGTGGCGACCGCTGGCATCCCTCATGGCGCGCTCTTGGCCGATGTGCTCAACAAACCATTCATCTATGTGCGCGGCAGCGCCAAGGAACACGGTCGGCGCAATCAAATAGAGGGAGAATTGCATCCGGGCCAATCCGTGCTGGTCATAGAAGACCTCATCAGCACGGGCGGAAGCTCGCTTTTGGCGGTGGATGCCTTGCGCGAAGCAGGCGCGGAAGTGGTGGGGGTATTGGCTATTTTCCAATACGGCTTTGAAAAGGCACATACCGCGTTTGCCGAAAAGCAACTCAAATTTCAGACACTTACCAATTACGATGCCCTCGTGAAAGAAGCTGCCCAGATGGGCTACGTCTCTCCCAAGGATTTGGATATTTTAAAACAATGGCGCGAAAACCCTGATGGTTGGGGTGCCCTTTACGCATAG
- a CDS encoding acetoacetate decarboxylase family protein, giving the protein MIPTPSIAPAPWDLRGDGYMLFYKFSPEWVTRHGFVPPALNTSFDGFFGALMLVNYTSSPVGPYRELLFIPGKFRTPQGRRQSITRIVVDSEASTLSGRANWGIPKHTHPFRVEKNGTTEHIEVLDEHGAPGFAITLRAGGPHFPVTTAFIPIHLYQIWEGRVFLSTPKGSGKGQLATLLDLHINPAFFPDVSSAKPLLALKVSNFKMKFPSASTI; this is encoded by the coding sequence GTGATACCGACTCCTTCCATCGCGCCCGCCCCTTGGGATTTGCGTGGCGACGGCTACATGCTGTTTTACAAGTTCAGTCCCGAATGGGTGACTCGTCATGGCTTTGTGCCGCCGGCGCTCAACACCTCTTTTGATGGTTTTTTTGGCGCGTTGATGCTGGTCAACTACACCTCGTCGCCGGTGGGGCCTTACCGAGAACTGCTTTTTATCCCGGGAAAATTTCGCACGCCTCAGGGACGGCGGCAAAGCATCACCCGAATCGTGGTGGACTCGGAAGCAAGCACCCTTAGCGGCCGAGCCAATTGGGGCATCCCAAAGCACACCCATCCCTTCCGTGTCGAAAAAAACGGCACCACCGAACACATTGAGGTACTCGATGAGCATGGCGCTCCCGGTTTCGCCATCACGTTACGCGCCGGAGGCCCACACTTTCCCGTCACGACGGCATTTATCCCCATTCACCTGTATCAAATTTGGGAAGGCCGCGTTTTTTTGAGCACCCCCAAAGGAAGCGGCAAGGGTCAATTGGCGACACTATTGGATTTGCATATAAACCCTGCGTTTTTCCCCGATGTCAGCTCGGCCAAGCCATTGTTAGCCCTAAAAGTGAGCAACTTTAAGATGAAGTTTCCGAGCGCGAGCACGATTTGA
- a CDS encoding histidine kinase → MPNPNCTRIALHVIFWLTYLPINAVLSCILRGRTLEEEFFPALVGEAYSLPVKLLLVYFVFYYVIPLYLERSKIWQLVGLLLLSFLVATVLYRIEIVWVYFPLNHPNVSVSLFSFKGTLLTVFDLFITLAAAVTIKLLRMHYKSLEFEQELIREKLSSELNFLRAQTNPHFLFNTLNNLYVLARKKSDKTADAIMMLSKIMRFVLYECRAPRIAVADEARVIQDYIELEKLRYNQRLKVHYDEELDKPHTPIAPLLLLPFVENSFKHGASGTTGDAAIYIKLVLRDNELVFSVKNTVDKDFEATSWDNSNGIGLKNVQRQLDLLYPEQYELRLERENDFFKADLKINLDET, encoded by the coding sequence ATGCCAAACCCGAACTGTACCCGAATCGCGCTGCACGTCATTTTTTGGCTCACCTATTTGCCCATCAATGCCGTGCTCTCCTGCATTTTGCGTGGTCGGACGCTCGAAGAAGAATTCTTCCCCGCCCTTGTCGGCGAAGCCTACTCCCTTCCCGTCAAGCTCTTGCTCGTCTATTTCGTCTTTTACTATGTGATACCGCTCTATCTGGAACGCAGCAAAATTTGGCAGTTGGTTGGCCTGTTGCTCCTGTCGTTTTTGGTTGCCACCGTGCTATATCGCATAGAGATTGTATGGGTCTATTTCCCGCTCAACCATCCCAACGTATCTGTCAGCCTCTTCTCTTTCAAAGGGACATTGCTGACCGTTTTTGACTTGTTTATCACGCTGGCTGCCGCGGTGACTATCAAATTGCTGCGAATGCACTATAAAAGCCTCGAGTTTGAACAAGAGCTTATTCGGGAAAAACTATCCAGCGAACTGAATTTTCTTCGCGCCCAAACCAACCCGCATTTCCTGTTCAACACCCTGAACAACCTATATGTGTTGGCACGAAAAAAATCGGACAAAACCGCCGACGCTATCATGATGCTATCCAAAATCATGCGGTTTGTCCTCTATGAATGTCGTGCGCCGCGCATCGCCGTGGCAGATGAGGCCAGGGTTATTCAGGACTATATTGAATTGGAAAAACTGCGCTACAACCAGCGGCTTAAAGTACATTACGACGAGGAATTGGACAAGCCACACACGCCCATAGCGCCTTTGTTGTTATTGCCTTTTGTGGAAAATAGTTTCAAACATGGCGCAAGCGGCACTACCGGGGATGCAGCCATTTATATCAAACTCGTCCTGCGCGACAACGAGCTTGTTTTTTCTGTAAAAAACACGGTGGACAAAGATTTTGAGGCCACGTCTTGGGACAATAGCAACGGTATTGGCTTGAAAAACGTGCAGCGCCAACTTGATTTGCTCTATCCCGAACAATACGAACTCCGCCTTGAGCGTGAGAACGATTTTTTCAAAGCGGATTTAAAAATCAATCTTGACGAAACTTGA
- a CDS encoding M42 family metallopeptidase: MQVITPNSEKFLRQYLNNASPTGHEQSGQKLWLEYLKPYIDDWKLDNYGTAYGIINPGQPYKVVIEGHADEISWFVNYITDDGFIHVIRNGGSDFLIAPSMRVWIHLRKGGKIGGVFGWPALHTRTDKDANLAPALDNITIDVGAKDKDEVLKMGIHVGCVVTFQDEFTILNDRYYVGRALDNRIGGFCIAEVARLLKEHQIQLPYTLYVVNSVQEEVGLRGAEMVTESIQPNVAIVTDVTHDTQTPMINKKKHGDVRCGNGPSVTYAPAVHQKLIDLIIDTAEAKEIPFQREAASRVTGTDTDAFAYSNGGVPSALISLPLRYMHTTVEMAHKDDVGNLIRLIFESLQKIERGQDFRYFSTI, translated from the coding sequence ATGCAAGTCATCACACCTAATTCTGAAAAATTCCTTCGGCAATACCTTAACAATGCCAGTCCAACCGGCCACGAGCAGTCGGGGCAAAAATTGTGGCTAGAATACCTTAAACCTTACATTGACGATTGGAAACTGGACAATTATGGCACTGCCTACGGCATCATCAACCCCGGACAGCCGTACAAAGTCGTGATTGAGGGTCACGCAGATGAAATCTCTTGGTTTGTCAATTACATCACGGACGACGGCTTTATCCATGTGATTCGAAATGGCGGCAGCGATTTTCTCATCGCGCCCTCCATGCGCGTGTGGATTCACCTACGCAAAGGAGGCAAGATTGGCGGTGTGTTTGGCTGGCCCGCGCTCCACACCCGCACCGACAAGGATGCCAATCTCGCGCCCGCTCTTGACAACATCACCATAGATGTAGGCGCGAAAGACAAAGACGAAGTATTGAAAATGGGCATCCATGTGGGTTGTGTGGTCACGTTTCAAGACGAATTCACCATATTGAATGACCGATACTATGTGGGCAGGGCCTTGGACAATCGCATCGGGGGATTTTGTATCGCGGAGGTAGCGCGGTTGTTGAAAGAGCATCAGATTCAGTTGCCCTACACGCTCTATGTGGTCAATTCCGTGCAAGAAGAAGTCGGATTACGCGGGGCCGAGATGGTGACCGAATCCATTCAACCCAACGTGGCCATCGTCACCGATGTGACGCACGACACGCAAACCCCGATGATAAACAAGAAAAAACACGGCGACGTGCGCTGTGGCAACGGCCCCAGCGTCACCTATGCCCCGGCAGTCCATCAAAAACTCATTGACCTCATCATAGACACGGCGGAGGCAAAGGAAATTCCATTTCAGCGCGAGGCCGCCAGCCGGGTCACCGGCACCGATACCGATGCCTTCGCCTACTCCAATGGCGGCGTGCCTTCGGCGCTCATCTCCTTGCCCTTGCGTTATATGCACACCACCGTGGAAATGGCGCACAAGGATGATGTCGGCAACCTGATTCGATTGATTTTTGAATCGCTGCAAAAAATCGAGAGGGGGCAGGATTTCCGTTATTTCTCAACCATTTAA
- a CDS encoding DUF1573 domain-containing protein, translating to MKKVLSILAFVLVGAFAATAQSSGAVMTFESTTVDYGTIDKGAEPIRKFKFTNTGNEPLIIKSAKGSCGCTVPTYPKEPIMPGESNVIEVRYDTQRVGPFTKTVTLTTNEAKDTHTLTIKGDVKGAPTQESVPASAGGIKG from the coding sequence ATGAAAAAAGTACTATCCATTCTCGCTTTCGTTCTGGTTGGCGCTTTCGCCGCAACTGCTCAATCTTCCGGCGCTGTCATGACTTTCGAGAGCACCACCGTTGACTACGGGACGATTGACAAAGGCGCTGAGCCCATTCGCAAGTTCAAGTTCACCAACACTGGCAACGAGCCGCTCATTATCAAATCGGCCAAAGGTTCATGCGGTTGCACCGTTCCTACCTACCCGAAAGAACCCATCATGCCCGGCGAAAGCAACGTCATCGAAGTGCGCTACGACACTCAGCGCGTAGGCCCGTTCACAAAGACGGTGACGCTCACTACCAACGAAGCAAAAGACACCCACACCCTCACCATCAAAGGTGATGTGAAAGGCGCTCCCACGCAAGAAAGCGTGCCAGCCAGCGCGGGTGGCATCAAAGGATAA
- a CDS encoding C40 family peptidase: MEYAACQVAIAPLRAQPSDKSEMVSQLLFGETVEVHESKDNWRHVTCAWDGFTGWVDAKQLKRLTPSEYDDYAANQAINLSLVEGLMAADHFIPLTMGAVLPRYDGLRCALGEQTFQFSGPVVTPGQRQHGTEWVVKVARRYLHAPYLWGGRSPFGIDGSGLTQMVFKIAGVRLLRDAAQQVTQGRPVDFMEQCQSGDLAFFDNGKGHINHVGIILPDCHVIHASGKVRVDKLDHFGIFNRELNRYTHQLRIVKRLLPDEPDALVAENEEDARADELAGQGALFG, translated from the coding sequence ATGGAATACGCCGCCTGTCAAGTTGCCATCGCCCCGCTTCGCGCCCAGCCCTCCGACAAGAGCGAGATGGTGTCGCAGTTGCTGTTTGGAGAGACGGTAGAGGTGCACGAATCCAAAGACAACTGGCGGCACGTCACCTGCGCATGGGACGGCTTCACCGGCTGGGTTGATGCCAAGCAACTCAAACGCCTCACGCCCAGCGAATACGACGACTACGCCGCAAATCAGGCCATCAACCTGTCCCTCGTGGAGGGCCTTATGGCTGCCGACCATTTCATCCCGCTGACGATGGGGGCCGTGTTGCCGCGCTACGACGGGCTTCGATGCGCCCTGGGCGAGCAAACATTCCAGTTTTCAGGCCCCGTCGTCACACCCGGCCAACGACAACACGGCACCGAATGGGTGGTCAAGGTGGCCCGGCGCTACCTCCATGCTCCCTATTTGTGGGGCGGGCGCTCGCCTTTCGGCATTGATGGCTCCGGCCTGACACAGATGGTCTTCAAAATCGCGGGCGTGCGCCTGCTGCGCGATGCCGCGCAGCAAGTGACGCAAGGCCGCCCCGTTGATTTCATGGAGCAATGCCAATCAGGCGACCTCGCTTTTTTCGACAACGGCAAAGGACACATCAACCATGTCGGCATCATCCTGCCCGACTGCCACGTCATTCACGCCTCCGGCAAGGTGCGTGTGGACAAACTCGACCACTTCGGCATTTTCAACCGCGAACTGAACCGCTACACACACCAGCTTCGCATCGTGAAGCGCCTGCTGCCCGACGAGCCGGATGCCCTCGTTGCCGAAAACGAGGAGGATGCCAGAGCCGATGAATTGGCAGGACAGGGGGCGTTGTTCGGATAA
- a CDS encoding sugar phosphate isomerase/epimerase: MKRRQFIEHTTWAGSGLWLLPTWGVASFALPPDFSLQVMATNWGFSGTWEVFAAKVKEAGYDGVEVWVPGEEKSRAALLEALQKHGLSLGLLCGGSDANVEKHLSQLEHQLRNALAMGPLYVNCHSGRDYFTFEQAKLFFALTAKFRYESNIPIYHETHRGRLCFAAHVTRRFLEEIPDLRLTLDISHWCNVHESLLGDQADAVALALSRTDHIHARIGHAEGPQVSDPRAPEWENALNAHLAWWDKIVETKANAGLPLTILTEFGPPTYMPTLPYTRQPVADQWDINVHIMRLLRKRYSRR; encoded by the coding sequence ATGAAACGTCGCCAATTCATCGAGCATACGACATGGGCTGGCAGCGGCCTTTGGCTCCTGCCGACTTGGGGAGTCGCCTCTTTTGCGCTCCCTCCTGATTTTTCCCTGCAAGTGATGGCCACTAACTGGGGTTTTTCGGGCACTTGGGAGGTCTTTGCTGCGAAAGTGAAGGAGGCTGGCTACGACGGGGTGGAGGTGTGGGTGCCTGGCGAAGAGAAAAGCCGCGCGGCGCTGCTGGAGGCGCTGCAAAAACATGGCCTGTCATTGGGCTTGTTGTGTGGCGGCTCGGATGCGAATGTCGAAAAGCACCTTTCGCAATTGGAGCATCAACTCCGCAACGCATTGGCCATGGGGCCTTTGTATGTCAATTGTCATTCGGGGCGCGACTATTTCACCTTCGAGCAGGCTAAGCTCTTTTTTGCGCTTACTGCGAAATTCCGTTACGAATCAAACATTCCCATTTACCACGAGACCCATCGCGGGCGCTTGTGCTTTGCGGCACACGTCACTCGGCGTTTTTTGGAAGAAATACCTGATTTGCGCCTCACACTCGACATCTCGCATTGGTGCAACGTGCATGAGTCGCTGCTGGGCGACCAAGCAGATGCGGTGGCGCTGGCATTGTCGCGCACCGACCACATCCATGCGCGTATCGGCCATGCGGAAGGCCCCCAAGTCAGCGACCCGCGTGCGCCCGAATGGGAAAATGCCTTGAACGCGCACCTCGCTTGGTGGGATAAAATCGTGGAAACGAAGGCTAACGCGGGGCTGCCGCTGACCATCCTGACCGAGTTTGGCCCTCCGACCTATATGCCTACGCTGCCTTACACAAGACAGCCTGTGGCCGACCAATGGGATATCAACGTCCATATCATGCGTCTTTTGCGCAAACGATACAGCCGCCGATGA
- a CDS encoding 7-carboxy-7-deazaguanine synthase QueE gives MPTSTLLKLAKLHGRPEIFFSIQGEGKSIGTPSVFVRTSLCNLHCVWCDTDYTWNWTGTPFRHLNDAKPGYQKFDKKKWIAECEIDAVAASVAAIPCKNVILTGGEPMLQQSALTTLMSALRQQSPDYRFEIETNGTLAPLPEFDAAIDQYNVSPKLENSGNPRRLREKPKACHFFATSPKANFKFVLAEKDDLDEVLSLIFRYDIPPDKVWLMPEGTTAQALSKRRKWLVEICKTHGFRYSDRLHVQIWGAKKGV, from the coding sequence TTGCCCACTTCCACCCTCCTCAAACTTGCAAAGCTGCATGGCCGTCCCGAAATCTTTTTTTCCATTCAGGGCGAAGGAAAAAGCATCGGCACGCCATCCGTCTTTGTGCGCACTTCGCTTTGCAACCTGCATTGTGTCTGGTGCGATACGGACTACACATGGAACTGGACGGGAACCCCCTTTCGCCACCTCAACGATGCCAAACCCGGTTATCAAAAATTTGACAAAAAAAAGTGGATTGCCGAGTGCGAGATAGATGCCGTGGCGGCGTCGGTAGCCGCTATTCCTTGCAAAAATGTGATATTGACGGGCGGGGAGCCTATGTTGCAGCAATCCGCCCTGACAACACTAATGTCGGCACTTAGACAACAATCGCCAGACTATCGGTTCGAGATAGAGACCAACGGAACCCTCGCGCCGCTCCCCGAATTTGACGCGGCCATAGACCAGTACAACGTGTCGCCAAAGCTGGAGAACAGCGGCAATCCACGCCGTTTGCGCGAAAAGCCAAAAGCCTGCCATTTTTTTGCCACCTCGCCAAAAGCCAATTTCAAATTCGTGTTGGCCGAAAAAGACGACCTCGACGAGGTGTTGTCCTTGATTTTCAGGTACGACATTCCACCGGACAAAGTATGGCTCATGCCAGAAGGCACCACCGCGCAAGCCTTGTCAAAACGCCGCAAATGGCTCGTGGAAATCTGCAAAACACACGGCTTTCGCTATTCCGACCGGTTGCACGTCCAGATTTGGGGAGCCAAAAAAGGCGTTTGA
- a CDS encoding NUDIX domain-containing protein, whose amino-acid sequence MAQNYKIYHNGTPIFLATPEGAAALGFKPDKTTYIAPYLGKKKMLKQYLDLLDKNREVRAVVICHENVEALWADFQACFVVLEAAGGYVQNPRGELLVFYRRGSWDLPKGKIDDGETPAQAAIREVQEETGLVRLELGDFIAHTYHTYTLKGVRILKKTWWFRMKTSDSHLVPQTEEDIEQIGWVEPKSWLASGPVVYPNIREIIEHIP is encoded by the coding sequence ATGGCGCAAAACTATAAAATCTACCATAACGGAACGCCCATTTTTCTGGCAACTCCCGAAGGTGCCGCTGCTTTGGGCTTCAAACCCGACAAAACAACGTACATAGCGCCTTATTTGGGCAAAAAAAAGATGTTGAAGCAGTACCTCGATTTGCTGGATAAAAACCGGGAGGTGCGTGCGGTGGTCATTTGCCATGAAAATGTGGAGGCGTTGTGGGCGGATTTTCAGGCGTGTTTCGTGGTGCTCGAAGCAGCGGGCGGATACGTTCAAAACCCTCGCGGCGAGTTGTTGGTATTCTATCGGCGCGGCTCATGGGATTTGCCCAAAGGAAAAATTGACGATGGGGAGACTCCCGCGCAGGCGGCCATTCGGGAGGTGCAGGAAGAAACGGGGTTGGTGCGTCTCGAGCTCGGTGATTTCATCGCGCATACCTACCACACCTACACCTTGAAAGGCGTGCGTATTTTGAAAAAAACATGGTGGTTTCGCATGAAAACCTCCGACTCACATCTTGTCCCTCAAACAGAGGAGGATATTGAGCAAATAGGCTGGGTAGAACCCAAAAGTTGGTTGGCAAGCGGGCCTGTCGTGTATCCAAATATCCGCGAAATAATAGAGCATATACCATGA
- a CDS encoding HlyD family efflux transporter periplasmic adaptor subunit, which produces MKELLPSNLEEQNYVELRSEEVQEILGTPPHWLVRWGTAIVLVGFTLMVCAAWFIRYPDVVEGKVVITTAVPPVYVTAQTNGQVLEVLVQDKMTVRENDLLAVLRSTANHKHVLDLEMAVDAWQRSNIDSLKSVSPPRNLVLGDVQADYADFVQQLENFQLGKSSKTSAVSSNIGSIQQQIRQLEQSIAYEERGLKRISDQLRIAEDLYEKQKELYEQGITSRVDFEKERIKLADLERQRDVYEDNILRKRSEIINLKKGITDESLSQAENTSSTTSRLLGSLNTLRSSINKWKQTYLLTAPIAGRVSINTSIEKKYLKEGEQVLTIVPPQSRAIVGRVLLPVESSGKVRPEQRVITKLDNYPHREYGALKGFVVDKSLVPKDGYYTIIISVPTNAENNLVTTTGKDIPFEQQMQGKVEIITDEKGFIARITEQIFNVR; this is translated from the coding sequence ATGAAAGAATTGTTGCCCAGCAATTTGGAAGAACAGAACTATGTGGAGCTTCGCTCCGAGGAAGTTCAAGAAATACTCGGCACGCCCCCCCATTGGTTGGTGCGTTGGGGCACCGCCATCGTGTTGGTGGGCTTCACCCTGATGGTCTGCGCCGCGTGGTTCATCCGCTACCCCGACGTGGTAGAAGGAAAAGTGGTCATCACGACCGCAGTGCCGCCAGTCTATGTGACAGCCCAAACCAACGGGCAGGTATTGGAAGTCTTGGTACAAGACAAAATGACGGTGCGGGAAAACGACTTGCTGGCAGTGCTGAGAAGCACCGCCAACCACAAACACGTCCTTGACCTCGAAATGGCAGTAGATGCTTGGCAACGCTCCAACATAGACTCGCTCAAATCGGTGTCGCCCCCACGCAATCTCGTGCTCGGCGACGTTCAGGCCGACTACGCCGACTTTGTGCAGCAACTGGAGAACTTCCAATTAGGCAAAAGCAGCAAGACCTCCGCCGTCAGCTCCAACATCGGCTCCATTCAGCAACAAATCAGACAATTGGAACAAAGCATCGCTTATGAAGAGCGAGGCCTTAAACGAATCAGCGACCAACTCAGAATCGCCGAGGATTTGTACGAAAAACAAAAGGAACTCTACGAGCAAGGCATCACCTCGCGGGTTGACTTTGAGAAAGAACGCATCAAACTTGCCGATTTGGAGCGCCAACGCGACGTTTATGAAGACAACATACTGCGCAAACGAAGCGAAATCATCAATCTCAAAAAAGGCATCACCGACGAATCGCTCAGTCAAGCCGAAAACACATCCAGCACTACATCCCGTTTGCTCGGCAGCCTCAACACCCTTCGCAGCAGCATCAACAAGTGGAAGCAAACCTATCTGCTCACCGCCCCCATCGCAGGCCGCGTCTCCATCAATACCTCCATCGAAAAAAAATACTTGAAGGAAGGCGAACAAGTGCTGACCATCGTGCCGCCACAAAGCCGAGCCATCGTGGGACGGGTGCTCCTGCCAGTGGAGTCCAGCGGCAAGGTGAGGCCAGAGCAGCGCGTCATCACGAAATTGGACAACTACCCTCATCGAGAATATGGGGCGCTCAAGGGCTTCGTCGTGGACAAGTCGCTCGTCCCGAAAGACGGGTACTACACCATAATTATATCGGTGCCCACCAACGCCGAAAACAACCTCGTCACCACTACCGGCAAGGATATTCCGTTTGAACAGCAGATGCAGGGCAAGGTCGAGATTATCACCGACGAGAAAGGATTCATCGCCCGCATCACTGAGCAGATTTTCAATGTAAGATGA